A genomic window from Chitinophagaceae bacterium includes:
- the nosD gene encoding nitrous oxide reductase family maturation protein NosD: MVAKFILVVSFLFISPAIHATVWKVGEQGKLKSIKEALRIAKAKDTILVSKGTYQEKNIVIEKAIVLLGNNMPVLDGEDRFEIISVKSNDVVIDGFHLIRSGYSDIAEMSAIKIYYVHHVVIRHNFFDDTYFGVYNLSATKCFIINNRFLAKGADEMKSGNGIHCWHCDSMIISGNTITGHRDGIYFEFVSNSVISENRSIHNVRYGLHFMFSHSNIFDKNFFTGNGSGCAVMFSHNVTMTNNTFSENWGSASYGILMKEISDSYVKGNQFSQNTSGIYMEGTNRIEVLNNDFSKNGTAMRMQASCSGNTIRANNFMSNTFDVATNGSLVLNVLAGNYWDKYLGYDLDRNGVGDVPFHPITFYSMLTEQVPEAMMLLHSFMVTLLDNVEKIIPTITPENFLDATPAMKPLTT, translated from the coding sequence ATGGTGGCAAAGTTCATCTTGGTAGTTTCCTTTCTGTTTATCAGTCCGGCAATTCATGCAACGGTTTGGAAAGTGGGTGAGCAGGGTAAATTAAAATCAATAAAGGAAGCGCTTCGGATTGCGAAAGCAAAAGATACGATCCTGGTTTCGAAGGGAACCTATCAGGAAAAAAACATCGTAATAGAAAAAGCAATTGTGTTACTCGGCAACAATATGCCGGTGCTGGATGGTGAAGACCGGTTTGAGATCATTTCCGTGAAATCAAATGACGTGGTGATTGATGGATTTCACCTCATCCGTTCCGGGTATTCAGATATTGCGGAAATGTCAGCCATCAAAATTTATTATGTCCATCATGTTGTAATCAGGCATAATTTCTTTGACGACACTTACTTCGGAGTTTACAATCTCAGCGCCACTAAATGTTTTATCATCAACAATCGTTTTCTGGCAAAGGGTGCTGACGAAATGAAGTCAGGCAATGGAATTCACTGCTGGCATTGCGACAGCATGATAATATCAGGCAATACGATTACCGGACACCGTGATGGAATTTATTTCGAGTTTGTATCCAATTCGGTTATATCAGAAAACAGGAGTATACACAACGTGCGTTATGGATTGCATTTCATGTTTTCACACAGTAACATTTTCGATAAGAATTTTTTTACAGGAAATGGCTCCGGCTGCGCCGTAATGTTTTCGCATAATGTTACCATGACCAACAATACGTTTTCTGAAAACTGGGGCAGTGCATCCTACGGAATTCTGATGAAGGAAATTTCTGACAGCTACGTGAAAGGAAACCAATTCAGCCAGAATACGTCAGGCATTTACATGGAAGGAACCAACCGGATTGAAGTTTTGAACAACGACTTTTCAAAAAACGGAACAGCAATGCGTATGCAGGCAAGTTGCAGTGGCAACACGATCCGCGCGAATAATTTTATGTCGAATACCTTTGATGTTGCTACCAACGGATCGTTGGTGCTTAATGTGCTTGCCGGAAATTATTGGGATAAATACCTGGGATATGATCTTGACCGCAACGGCGTGGGAGATGTTCCGTTTCATCCCATTACATTCTACAGCATGTTAACCGAACAGGTGCCTGAAGCCATGATGCTGTTGCATAGTTTTATGGTAACGTTGCTCGACAATGTGGAGAAAATTATTCCGACGATAACACCGGAAAATTTTTTGGATGCAACTCCGGCGATGAAACCATTGACGACATGA
- a CDS encoding ABC transporter ATP-binding protein — translation MITVNNLTKSFGGLKALDGISIWCKRGECVALIGPNGSGKTTLIKCILGMVVPGGGEIFFDEKNIAKDWKYRRKVGYMPQSGRFPDNMTMKQVFAMMRDLRKDDVVSFDEELMEQFGLYALMEKRMRTLSGGTRQKVSAALAFLFNPDVMILDEPTAGLDPLSSEILKEKIRKEKEQGKLILITSHILSDLDEVVTQVIYLQDGKLKFHKSVEELRNDTAETKLSKAIAAVMREE, via the coding sequence ATGATTACTGTAAATAATCTTACTAAATCATTTGGAGGATTGAAAGCGCTGGATGGAATTTCCATCTGGTGTAAACGTGGTGAATGCGTTGCACTGATTGGTCCAAACGGTTCAGGCAAAACCACTTTGATCAAATGTATCCTGGGAATGGTGGTTCCTGGCGGAGGAGAGATTTTTTTTGATGAAAAGAATATTGCAAAGGACTGGAAGTACCGGAGAAAAGTAGGTTACATGCCACAAAGCGGTCGCTTTCCAGATAACATGACCATGAAACAGGTATTTGCTATGATGAGAGACTTGCGAAAGGATGATGTGGTTTCCTTTGATGAAGAGTTGATGGAGCAATTCGGGCTGTATGCGCTGATGGAAAAAAGAATGCGGACGCTTTCAGGCGGCACGCGGCAGAAAGTAAGTGCTGCACTTGCGTTTCTCTTTAACCCTGATGTAATGATTCTTGATGAGCCAACTGCAGGTCTTGATCCATTGTCGTCTGAAATACTGAAAGAAAAAATCCGGAAAGAAAAAGAACAGGGCAAACTCATTCTGATTACTTCACATATTCTCAGCGATCTGGATGAGGTGGTGACACAGGTGATTTACCTGCAGGACGGAAAATTAAAATTTCACAAATCAGTAGAAGAGTTGAGAAATGATACTGCTGAAACAAAACTATCTAAAGCCATCGCAGCAGTGATGAGAGAAGAATAA